The sequence AAATCATTTCTCATCAGCAGCGCCCGTTTCTGGCTGGACCATTTTCATATTGATGGAATAAGGGTGGATGCTGTTTCGTCAATGCTTAAATTGAATTATTCCCGTAATGCCGGTCAATGGGAGCCCAACGAATTTGGTGGTGATGGCAACCTCGAGGCAATCGCCTTTATCAAAGACCTGAATGAAACCATTTACCGTGATTTTCCCGATGTTCAAACCATTGCTGAAGAAGCCACCGACTGGCCGGGCATATCCAAACCGACTTTTGAAGGCGGACTGGGTTTTGGTATGAAATGGATGATGGGTTGGATGCATGATACGCTCCGGTATTTCAAACAGGATCCTATTTACCGGCAGTTCCAGCAAGACGCTTTAACGTTCAGTATGATGTATTACTATGATGAAAATTTCATGATGCCTTTGAGCCATGATGAAGTGGTACATGGGAAAAGTCCTATGATTTACAAAATGCCGGGTGATGATTGGCAGAAATTTGCCAACCTTCGCCTGTTATACTCCTATATGTTTACGCACCCGGGGGGGAAGCTGCTGTTCATGGGTGACGAATTTGGCTCTACGGTTGAATGGAACTATAAAAGTGAATTGCCCTGGGAATTATTAGAATATACATCGCACCAGGGTATGAAAAATTGTGTACGTGATCTCTGTCACCTGTTACGTAATCAACCGGCTATGTATGAAAAGCAGTTTGAAAAAGGCGGGTTCGAATGGATTGACCTGGATCACAGGGCAGAGTCAGTGATAGTTTACCGAAGGAAGGGTTTAAAACCAGAAGATGACCTCCTGGTCATATTAAATATGACGCCGGAAGTTCGTCACGACTGGAAAGTAAAAGCATATGGTAAATCTGCCTGGACCGAGGTCTTTAACAGTAATTCCAGGGAGTACTGGGGCACAGGTGACATTTTTAATCCGGACATCAAGGTAATGCCGGTGGATAAAAACACCCATTTATTTGAAATAAACCTGCACCTCCCACCGTTAGGGGCTATTGTGCTGCGCTAAAATCGCCGGCAGGTCATTTCATATTTACCGGTCCCATGAAAAAGCTACTATTCACTGTATGTTGTTGCAGTTTAGCAACCTTCGTTATTGCTCAATCAGACAGCCTGAATCATTACCTGAAACTGGGTGAAGATGCCTTGTCAAGGGGTCAGGTGCTCCCTGCCTACCAGGCCTACAAACAAGCGGTATCTTTTGATGAAAAAAACCTGGAGGCTGCCAGGGGACTGGCATTTTCCGCCAAAGAACTTAGGTATGCTGCAATTGCACGGGAAAGTTATAAAAGGGTACTGGAACTGAAACCCAATGATACCAGCGCTATCAACCAGCTGGCCCAATTGAATTTTGCGACCAGGCAATGGGCTGCTGCCATAGAAATGGCGAAGCGTTCCATAGCATTGGGAATTGGTTCAAAAAATGAATGGGTGATCGCAAAATCCTATTATGAATTGGGTGAATTTGGCAGTTCGGTTGAATACCTTGAAAAAGCGTGGCGAAAAGACAGCAGCCTGGCAGATATTCCTTTTACCGCTGCAAGGTGCTATGTTGAAATGAGTAATTACCGAAAAGCTGCAGGCTGTTACGAACAGGCGCTCAGGCTTTCACCAGACAATGAAACCTGGATGTATGAAACAGCTATGACTTATTCAGCTATTCCAGACGAAGCCAAAGCCATTCCCTGGTTTGAAAAAGCCATAGAGAAAGGCTATCCAAGAACAAAAGATGTGATAGAAAATATGGCGATCTCCTATATGGGGATCAAGTCTTATGATAAATGTCTCGCCCTTGTAAACGAGGTGTTACCCAGTAAACCGGAAGACCTTGAATTGTGGTACCTGTCGGGAGAAGCCAATTTCCGTTCGGGAAAGATTGATGCTGCCATTACCTGCTGGGATAAAATGTTATCGATCGACAAGAACCAGGCCCGTGCCCTGTACATGATCGGTATTGCCTATATCAAAAAAGGTGATCCGGGTAAAGGTGAAAATCTTTGCGATAAAGCCATTGCCATGGATCCCTCACTGTCCAGACTTAAAAACCAGCGATCCCAATTCGGACTCTAATCCATTGTAAGAACGGGGTTACATTTTTTCAGGAACTTTTATACCCAGTAATTTCATCCCACTCCTGATAACATTTGCAGTCATCACAGCAATACGTAACCGCAATTCTTTTTTACTGGCCGATTCTGCTTTACTGATTGAATGCTCAGTATAAAAAGAATTAAAAGTTTTAGCCAGGTGGTAGATATAATTTGCCAGGGCAGATGGATTATGTTCAATAGCTGACTGGCCAATCATTTCCGGATATTGCTCCAGTGTAACCAGTAATTTCTTTTCTAATGGTAGTAACACTGTGCCTTTGAAATCATTGTTATCAGTGGGTTGCTCTTTCCGCAGGATCGATTTTATCCGGGCATGGGTATACTGAATAAATGGCCCGGTGTAGCCGTGGATATCAATTGATTCCTCCGGGTTAAAAATCATTTTCTTTTTCGGATCAACACGCAACAAATAAAACTTAAGGGCACCTAATCCAATCGTATCATACAGTTCTTTTAACTCACCTGGAGTGAAGTCTTTTACTTTGCCCAATTCCTGTGTATGGTGTTCTGCAATCCTAACCATTTCTTCAACAAGGTCATCAGCATCTACCACAGTGCCTTCGCGGCTTTTCATTTTCCCGGAAGGTAATTCTACCATGCCATAGGAGAGGTGAAAGATGCCGGTTGCATTAGGCAATTCCAGTTTTTCAGCGATCAGTTTCAGTACCTTAAAATGGTAATTTTGTTCATCGCCTACAACATAAATACTTTGGTCAATCTTATATTCCTCGTACTTCTGCTGCGCAAGGCCAATATCCTGGGTCATGTACACCGAAGTGCCATCTTTTCTTTGTACCAGTTTTTCATCAAGTCCATCAGCAGTGAGGTCAATCCAGACACTGCCATCATCTTTTTTAAAGAAAACTCCTTTTGCCAGGCCTTCCTGCACAGTCTTTTTACCCAACAGGTAGGTATTACTCTCATAATACGTGATATCGAAATCGCTACCGATTCGGTTATAGGTACTGGCA comes from Flavihumibacter fluvii and encodes:
- the glgB gene encoding 1,4-alpha-glucan branching protein GlgB, with product MPTPVTPYELDNFIDTTKKVWNYSILTEEDIRNYQQGTHYTLYNKLGSHSIQVMEKWGMYFAVWAPNATSVSVKGNFNDWKNFDYELYPRWDKSGIWEGFIPGFKLGEVYKYHIQGFMGIEADKGDPFANFWEKRPLTASITWDLHYDWKDQGWMETRKKHNSLDAPWSVYEVHLASWMRPDKNDEEVYNSYEEITARLVPYVKEMGFTHVELMPVMEHPFDGSWGYQGTGYFAPTSRFGSPQDFKAMVDAFHAAGIGVILDWVPSHFPYDSHGLFMFDGTHTYEYADMRKGYHPDWNSYIFNYKRGEVKSFLISSARFWLDHFHIDGIRVDAVSSMLKLNYSRNAGQWEPNEFGGDGNLEAIAFIKDLNETIYRDFPDVQTIAEEATDWPGISKPTFEGGLGFGMKWMMGWMHDTLRYFKQDPIYRQFQQDALTFSMMYYYDENFMMPLSHDEVVHGKSPMIYKMPGDDWQKFANLRLLYSYMFTHPGGKLLFMGDEFGSTVEWNYKSELPWELLEYTSHQGMKNCVRDLCHLLRNQPAMYEKQFEKGGFEWIDLDHRAESVIVYRRKGLKPEDDLLVILNMTPEVRHDWKVKAYGKSAWTEVFNSNSREYWGTGDIFNPDIKVMPVDKNTHLFEINLHLPPLGAIVLR
- a CDS encoding tetratricopeptide repeat protein — its product is MKKLLFTVCCCSLATFVIAQSDSLNHYLKLGEDALSRGQVLPAYQAYKQAVSFDEKNLEAARGLAFSAKELRYAAIARESYKRVLELKPNDTSAINQLAQLNFATRQWAAAIEMAKRSIALGIGSKNEWVIAKSYYELGEFGSSVEYLEKAWRKDSSLADIPFTAARCYVEMSNYRKAAGCYEQALRLSPDNETWMYETAMTYSAIPDEAKAIPWFEKAIEKGYPRTKDVIENMAISYMGIKSYDKCLALVNEVLPSKPEDLELWYLSGEANFRSGKIDAAITCWDKMLSIDKNQARALYMIGIAYIKKGDPGKGENLCDKAIAMDPSLSRLKNQRSQFGL
- the argS gene encoding arginine--tRNA ligase, producing the protein MAITQQIVRLVSTAIQAAYPGQADPGAFQINETKPEFEGDYTVVLFGLIKSLKTSPETLGKSLGDHLVANSHGFIASYNIIKGFLNLVIGDQFWIEFLHSTYSDHDFGLAPRNGKKVMVEYSSPNTNKPLHLGHLRNNFLGRSIAQILQANGYDVIKSCIVNDRGIHICKSMIAWQRFANGATPASTGQKGDHFVGDYYVKFNDALKAEIEAGIAAGLTKEQAEKEPPIMKAAQQMLVDWEAGDPEVMKLWKTMNNWVYEGFASTYNRIGSDFDITYYESNTYLLGKKTVQEGLAKGVFFKKDDGSVWIDLTADGLDEKLVQRKDGTSVYMTQDIGLAQQKYEEYKIDQSIYVVGDEQNYHFKVLKLIAEKLELPNATGIFHLSYGMVELPSGKMKSREGTVVDADDLVEEMVRIAEHHTQELGKVKDFTPGELKELYDTIGLGALKFYLLRVDPKKKMIFNPEESIDIHGYTGPFIQYTHARIKSILRKEQPTDNNDFKGTVLLPLEKKLLVTLEQYPEMIGQSAIEHNPSALANYIYHLAKTFNSFYTEHSISKAESASKKELRLRIAVMTANVIRSGMKLLGIKVPEKM